A region from the Macaca mulatta isolate MMU2019108-1 chromosome 13, T2T-MMU8v2.0, whole genome shotgun sequence genome encodes:
- the LYG1 gene encoding lysozyme g-like protein 1 isoform X1 produces the protein MSALWLLLGLLALTDLSESSNWGCYGNIQTLDTPGASCGIGRHHGLNYCGVRASERLAEIDMPYLLKYQPTMQTIGQKYCVDPAVIAGILSRKSPGDKILVNVGDRTSMVQEPGSHAPAYWISESQVSQMTEALTTRIKEIQRRFPTWTPDQYLRGGLCAYSGGAGYVQSSQDLSCDFCNDVLARAKYLKRHGF, from the exons ATGTCTGCATTGTGGCTGCTGCTGGGCCTCCTTGCCCTGACAG ACTTGTCTGAAAGCAGCAACTGGGGATGCTATGGAAACATCCAAACCCTGGACACCCCTGGAGCATCTTGTGGGATTGGAAGACATCACGGCCTGAACTACTGTG GAGTTCGTGCTTCTGAAAGGCTGGCTGAAATAGACATGCCATACCTCCTGAAATATCAACCCACGATGCAAACCATCGGCCAAAAGTACTGCGTGGATCCTGCCGTGATCGCTGGTATCTTGTCCAGGAAGTCTCCTGGTGACAAAATTCTGGTCAACGTGGGCGATAGAACTAGCATGGTGCAG GAACCTGGCTCTCACGCTCCCGCATACTGGATTAGTGAGTCTCAGGTTTCCCAGATGACTGAAGCTCTGACTACTAGAATCAAAGAAATCCAGAGGAGGTTTCCAACCTGGACCCCTGACCAGTACCTGAGAG GTGGACTCTGTGCCTACAGTGGGGGTGCTGGCTATGTCCAAAGCAGCCAGGACCTGAGCTGTGACTTCTGCAATGATGTCCTTGCGCGAGCCAAGTACCTCAAGAGACATGGCTTTTAA
- the LYG1 gene encoding lysozyme g-like protein 1 precursor (The RefSeq protein has 2 substitutions compared to this genomic sequence) produces the protein MSALWLLLGLLALTDLSESSNWGCYGNIQTLDTPGASCGNGRHHGLNYCGVRASERLAEIDMPYLLKYQPTMQTIGQKYCVDPAVIAGILSRKSPGDKILVNLGDRTSMVQEPGSHAPAYWISESQVSQMTEALTTRIKEIQRRFPTWTPDQYLRGGLCAYSGGAGYVQSSQDLSCDFCNDVLARAKYLKRHGF, from the exons ATGTCTGCATTGTGGCTGCTGCTGGGCCTCCTTGCCCTGACAG ACTTGTCTGAAAGCAGCAACTGGGGATGCTATGGAAACATCCAAACCCTGGACACCCCTGGAGCATCTTGTGGGATTGGAAGACATCACGGCCTGAACTACTGTG GAGTTCGTGCTTCTGAAAGGCTGGCTGAAATAGACATGCCATACCTCCTGAAATATCAACCCACGATGCAAACCATCGGCCAAAAGTACTGCGTGGATCCTGCCGTGATCGCTGGTATCTTGTCCAGGAAGTCTCCTGGTGACAAAATTCTGGTCAACGTGGGCGATAGAACTAGCATGGTGCAG GAACCTGGCTCTCACGCTCCCGCATACTGGATTAGTGAGTCTCAGGTTTCCCAGATGACTGAAGCTCTGACTACTAGAATCAAAGAAATCCAGAGGAGGTTTCCAACCTGGACCCCTGACCAGTACCTGAGAG GTGGACTCTGTGCCTACAGTGGGGGTGCTGGCTATGTCCAAAGCAGCCAGGACCTGAGCTGTGACTTCTGCAATGATGTCCTTGCGCGAGCCAAGTACCTCAAGAGACATGGCTTTTAA